In the genome of candidate division KSB1 bacterium, the window GGGATCGTTGGACTGTCCAGTGTCCAGTTTAAAATAATTGGATAGTGATTTGTACACGAAGGCGGCGACAAAACTTGGATCTAAAGCAGTTGCCTTGTCAAACATTTCAAGACCGCGGTCGAAGTCAAAGGCATTCAGCGCATTTAGGCCTTGTAAATAGTATTTGTAAGCTACGGGATCCGCTGAGGCTTTTTCTAAGTTCATTTCAAGCGCAAGTTCATCGCTTTTGAGACCTAAAAGAGGAAAAATTCGCGAAACATAAGTGGTGCTGAAATCCATAATTCCGGCAGAGAATTCTTCCAAACCGACATGACTATAATCCTTCAAGTCGATAACAAACGCAGAAAACCGAAATTCGCCGTTTCCCTGTCGTGCGACAGTCCGAATCACAAAGTGTTGATTGTAACGCTCTTTGAGTTCCGCCAAATCATTCTTATTTGCCTGGAATGCTCTAACAATTTCTGTAGTCAGAGGTCGGACGCTTTCGAAATTTTGTAAGTCATCCAGGACTTGATACCATAGACCGTCAATCCAGGCTTTATTTTCATCGCTTAACCGTTCTGTTTCAAATGGTAGTACGGCAATACGAATCGCCTTTTGATTAAAAAAATTCTTGTATATATAGACTCCACTTAGAATCAGAAAAACAAAAAAAATTGGCAGCAGCAAATTTAAAAAAAGAGGTTTTTGGTGCTTTTCACGTTTAATTGCTGATTTATGAGTGTGTTGAATCTTTTCAGTCGTTATCTTAAGATCACGCTTAAGGTCTGCAAGCAGATCATCAGCATGTTGGTAGCGGGTTTCCTTGTCCTTGTCCAGAGCCTTGTCAACAATTCGTTGTAGTCCCTCAGAAACGCCGGTTTTGTAGCGCGCCAAGGGTTCCGGCTCCTCGTTCATAATGGTGTAGGAGACCGCGGCATCGTAGTCCCCTTCAAATGGGGTTCGGCCGGTAATCATCTCGTAAAGCACCACACCGAAGGACCAAATATCTGAGCGGTGATCCACATCCGCTGCATTGAGCTGCTCCGGGGACATGTAGTTGAGTGTGCCTAATGTGGTGCCTTCTTCCGTTAACTTGGTTCGGCCTCGTGCTTTC includes:
- a CDS encoding protein kinase, whose translation is LDIASQICEGLSEAHQAGIVHRDIKPDNILIDSKGRVKIADFGVAKARGRTKLTEEGTTLGTLNYMSPEQLNAADVDHRSDIWSFGVVLYEMITGRTPFEGDYDAAVSYTIMNEEPEPLARYKTGVSEGLQRIVDKALDKDKETRYQHADDLLADLKRDLKITTEKIQHTHKSAIKREKHQKPLFLNLLLPIFFVFLILSGVYIYKNFFNQKAIRIAVLPFETERLSDENKAWIDGLWYQVLDDLQNFESVRPLTTEIVRAFQANKNDLAELKERYNQHFVIRTVARQGNGEFRFSAFVIDLKDYSHVGLEEFSAGIMDFSTTYVSRIFPLLGLKSDELALEMNLEKASADPVAYKYYLQGLNALNAFDFDRGLEMFDKATALDPSFVAAFVYKSLSNYFKLDTGQSNDPTLLEKAELEALRAIKIDENDPEAHAILSMIYLRQGKRELSYKEAKNAIDLNPREVGGWLTLVNVYEFYGLLDKALKAVEEILDIDPLFWSAHHKKAVILCMQGKNEESLRILNEILNLYPTNVFLLLDKAWAQMMLGRLSDARATLDKTKDVAPHNFRVNLAEALLLALENKTDESTKLMTPELLQYATNEPFQTWWPRQISTQLGELDKAILWIERQIEFGNENYPFLAKDPFINKIRDLPRFNDILKELEANWQRYQNEIK